The Bombus pascuorum chromosome 11, iyBomPasc1.1, whole genome shotgun sequence genome includes the window ACTCTATCGAATCTGGCGGATCCACCAAAGAAGTGCAGCTAAAAGGTAAGTGActattgaaaaagaaaatcgaagaagTGACCGAGGATCCAAATACCCCCCTCCAAGCCCCAGTCACGTCTGATCTGATAGTCACTGCTAAAATCAACCTTTTAAATAACTGGGCGCAGCCTGTCCGAGCTAGAGCGTTGTTGGACACCGGATTCAGTACGAATTTCATAACAGAAAAGCTCGCTCGCTTACTCGCCCTCAAACAAAGGAAATGTTCAGTGCCGATCGGAGCGCTAGACAACTTAACTACCATTGCTAAGCGCCAAATCACGGCTATCATTACTTCTGTAGATGGCACCTACCGACGAACAGTGACCTTTTTAGTCATACCCACAATATCGCCCGCGGTTCCAGACCAATCCATCGATCGATCCCTAATCCAAGTACCTAAGAACGTACAACTAGCTGACCCAGATTTCCATAAGTCAAGCCCGATCGAGGTACTATTAAGCGCTGGACCAACGTTAGCATCGTTATGCATCGGGCAAATCAAACTAAATACAACAAACCACTCCGAGTTATGTTTACAAAAGACACGATTCGGCTGGGCCATCGGGGGGGAGCTCTAACACACAAGTGGCTACGCATAGATAtaatcgataggtttaagatattcttttgtttttatccccAGTTCATGTAAGAAAGTGCAATAAAGGTTTTTCGGCTCAGGACGGTGTGAtaaatttatccaaagaataaaataatagctatcGTAATCCTACCTctgaatacagaaataaaaacaaaaaattgaaCATAAATGTGATATCAATATAACTTATCATTCTCTCATTCAATAGAGACATAATTTTGCATAGACCATGtgcattttaaataaagaagggtgcaatatatttgaaaacgtTAATAGTGAAGAGTATAGCGAACCACTAGATCtactgaaaaataatatacttgCAACTGACTTAGCATGCCACTttcgaacgatagaaaaacAGGAAGAAATAGTTAGAAGTAAATCTGACCAAAATGTCTCTAAACGAAAgagattatttcttaatatgaTTATGACATGTTGTGATCTTAGTGATCAGACTAAGCAGTGGAAAGTTTCTAAAAAAACTGCAGTAAATAGAAGCCTAAGTTTAGAGAAATTTCGAagacaataatatatttaggaGCTTATCAGCTTTTTTTCTTAGACTTTGCGTTAGGAACAAATTTATGATGAATTTTTTTCACGTGGAGATTTAGAAAAAAGTGTGGGTAGTTCCCCCATAGAAATGATGGATAGAGAACGAGCATCTATACCAGATCTACAAGTTTAATTCATTACAAATATAGTCCTCCTACTCTTTAtgtaagtatattttaaaagatctgtctttgtacaatatatgtatatacttttattcttaataCACATTCAAAGTCAAAATACCAGATTTAAGATCTACTTTTCATAAGGAGTATAATTAAAAGGAAGAATAGTATTTTTGTAACAGATAAGATTTTCTTAATTGAAAGGGACAGTGATGTTTTGTGAAGACAGTAGAATATAGATTACAGATTATatacctttctctttatttcgttaattttagTCTTCcatatgatttatttcattattttgtttcttagtAATCTTCCTACATTATTTCCAATGGTACGACCAGTTGTTGACCTGCTGAAAGAAAATCGAGCTTTATGAAAAGTGTCTAAAAAGCatattccaaaaatatatgaaatcaGGAACAAAAGGTATTGCTATCTTATTGCATCCTACTTTTGAGGAAGAAGTATTACAACTTTATCCTTAGAATAATACAGGTTTCTGAAGAAATTCTACTATCTGTTggggttattagatgtatgtgaacaaagaaacgcgtggataaattgtaaggtagaaaatatattttaaatactgaaatgtaaatacaaatacaaatcggaatataattgaactgttccagatccgcacgctagcagtgttaccttatgactgaaagccctgaagccaacATTGCTTATGTACTGTTTATGATCTGCCTTCAACGCAATCTTTTGTCTATaagctgtcgatggcttcagtgcttgggaaaactaaaagaccagatgtaaagttttcttagaagcgatGACGACGATGAATCAGATGATGAGTCGAGACCAAAGCATACAATTCCACATTGGGCACAatgtaattattgttttacTTAATGAGTTAATAAACATTAGAACGCATAGAGTActcgaatttttatcaattttagcGTACATACGTGAAAATTAACTTGCAACGCAACGATACATTCCGGAGAAAGCAGTCCATAAATTCTTTGATAGCAGAAAGCGCACACCAGATTTAAGTGAAATGTTTCAAAACATAGATAAGAGTAGATTAGAACGCACGTCCAGTGCAATATGGAAGACGCCATCACGTTATTCCACGATGAAAACCAAATAAAAGGTACAATTTGTTAAACTGAATGTTGTTGATTTTATATTGTGCCTTAGAGCAAGAATACTTGTCATACCTtgcatataatatagaaatgaCATTACATTGTAACtatcattaaaatatgtatgttttcTTAATATATCAATGAACGTAAGACTActtcactttttatattttagaatgaTCATAagcatatattatttttattataccaatcaaattttaccattttttcttatttatatgtatcttcttaagaattaataaataaagcaattaataaataattgttctgGTACGACTTTCTAATgagaagtaaattttattagatttgACTTATTATCACTATTGTGTAATAATTTGCGAGATACCAAACTTTAATGTATCCACCATTGTGTcctaaatttttttaaacggaCTTACCATACCGCAAGTTTGTATTAAAATCTCTTGAGATGATAACTTTGCAGCGGCACATGAGTTAGAGGACgattcaaatcatgttgttgtttCGCCTCGGAGTATTAAGATCGTTAGGATACAcgtaatataagaataaataaactccgggcaaaacaatgtcgccgctacgtgcaaccgtcgtTCTAAGGCGAATTTGAATCTTCCGACTCccccccgaccagtataaataaacggacacTATCGCGAGCGAGGATTATTATCGAGCTATTAGCGAGCTATTGTCGAGCTATTATCGAGCTATTATCCGAGTTATCGAATTATCCGCGAGTGGTCTACTCTATCTGCGTAAATACGTTGTATGAACGTCTATCGACggtatcaattatatttataatttaaattacttattcgaaatatattgACGGTTGCAGCAGCAATCCTTCTTGTATTCATGATACCGATCCACTCCTCATCCGCCACATTGGTGACCCCGACACCGCCACCATTTCCCTTAATCTCTCGCCGCCGTCGCCGAGGCGGGGGGCTGCCAGGCCGCGGAGGTCAGCGTGGGCGCTATACGCGCCGCTCCTCGGGGTCTCGGCTCGGTGTGACTGCGTTGCCCGCTGACAGCGGCAAGGAAGATCGGCGGCAGCAGCGGCTGGGGAAGAAAGGCTCCACCAGGAGGGAAGCTCCACATAGGATGGTCAGTGGCGAGGGTCTCCCCTCTCCCTACACGCCATCTCCAATGCTACGAGTGCCTGGAGACGGGCCACGTGCGCCGGGATTGCCCGTCAGCGGTCGACCGGTCAGATCGTTGCTACCGGTGCGGCATAGAAGGGCATCGTGCAAGGGACTGCCTGGCGCGGATACCTAAATGTCCGGTATGCGCGGACTTGGGACTGCCCGCGTCGCACCGGTTGGGATCTCCAGCGTGTAAGCCACCAGCCCGCAGGGGGAGGACCGTACAAGGGATAATGCCGTGACGATCGCGAGGGGAACGGCCCGGAGG containing:
- the LOC132912104 gene encoding cGMP-dependent 3',5'-cyclic phosphodiesterase-like, encoding MCILNKEGCNIFENVNSEEYSEPLDLLKNNILATDLACHFRTIEKQEEIVRSKSDQNVSKRKRLFLNMIMTCCDLSDQTKQWKVSKKTAEQIYDEFFSRGDLEKSVGSSPIEMMDRERASIPDLQV